Proteins encoded together in one Lathyrus oleraceus cultivar Zhongwan6 chromosome 5, CAAS_Psat_ZW6_1.0, whole genome shotgun sequence window:
- the LOC127083279 gene encoding GDSL esterase/lipase At2g04570, which translates to MMKGGQGKKLLWTNILCILLLQCLDLTIGAKVPAIIVFGDSSVDAGNNNFISTIARSNFQPYGRDFMGGRPTGRFSNGRIATDFLSEAFGIKPYIPAYLDTSYNISQFSTGVTFASAATGYDNATSDVLSVIPLWKQLEYYKEYQKKLGSYLGEKKAKETIAKAVYIVSLGTNDFLENYYTIPGRASQYTPREYQNFLAGIAENFVHKLYGLGAKKISLGGLPPMGCLPLERTTNFAGGNDCVSNYNNIALEFNDKLNKLTTKLKKDLPGIRLVFSNPYDILLSIVKKPAQYGFQVTSMACCATGMFEMGYACSRAGIFSCMDASRYVFWDSFHPTEKTNGIVANYLMKNTLAQFFH; encoded by the exons ATGATGAAAGGTGGACAAGGAAAGAAGCTCCTATGGACCAACATTCTGTGCATCCTTTTACTTCAATGCCTTGATCTCACAATCGGTGCTAAGGTTCCTGCAATCATAGTGTTTGGCGACTCGTCCGTGGATGCAGGAAACAACAACTTCATATCAACTATTGCTCGGAGCAACTTCCAGCCGTATGGACGCGATTTCATGGGCGGGAGGCCGACGGGAAGATTCAGCAACGGCAGAATCGCAACTGATTTTTTATCAGAAGCATTTGGAATCAAACCGTATATACCAGCATACTTGGACACTAGCTATAACATCTCACAGTTTTCTACTGGTGTCACTTTTGCTTCGGCTGCTACGGGTTATGACAACGCCACTTCAGATGTCTTG TCTGTTATACCATTATGGAAGCAATTGGAGTACTACAAGGAGTACCAGAAAAAGCTAGGTTCCTATCTTGGAGAAAAAAAGGCGAAAGAGACAATTGCGAAAGCAGTATACATAGTAAGTCTAGGAACAAATGATTTTCTAGAGAATTACTACACAATTCCTGGTAGGGCATCTCAATACACACCAAGAGAGTATCAAAATTTTCTAGCAGGAATAGCTGAAAATTTTGTTCATAAGCTTTATGGTCTTGGTGCTAAGAAAATATCCTTAGGAGGTTTACCTCCAATGGGATGTTTGCCTTTGGAGAGAACCACAAACTTTGCTGGTGGGAATGATTGTGTGTCTAATTACAATAACATTGCATTGGAGTTTAATGATAAACTTAATAAATTGACAACAAAACTGAAGAAGGATCTTCCTGGGATCAGATTAGTGTTTTCGAATCCGTATGATATTTTGCTCAGTATTGTTAAAAAGCCAGCACAATATG GGTTTCAAGTGACTTCAATGGCGTGTTGTGCTACTGGAATGTTTGAGATGGGATATGCTTGCAGCAGGGCTGGTATTTTCAGTTGTATGGATGCTTCTAGATATGTATTTTGGGATTCATTCCACCCAACAGAGAAAACAAATGGCATTGTTGCAAACTACTTGATGAAGAATACATTAGCTCAGTTTTTCCACTAG